In the genome of Saccharomonospora viridis DSM 43017, one region contains:
- the rraA gene encoding ribonuclease E activity regulator RraA codes for MSDSTSTPSASQSLATADLVDEYGDRLRVCDTQFRQFGGRRRFSGRVRTVSCYEDNGLVRELLRTPGDGCVLVVDGGGSVHTALTGDLIAASAVENGWAGLVINGAVRDSAALAELPLGIKALGTNPRKSSKAGRGAVDVAVGFGGVTFVPGDYLYADDDGVVLLPAE; via the coding sequence GTGAGCGATTCGACCTCGACGCCCTCCGCAAGCCAGTCCTTGGCCACCGCCGACCTCGTCGACGAATACGGCGATCGGCTACGGGTGTGCGACACCCAGTTCCGACAGTTCGGTGGACGCCGCAGGTTCTCCGGACGAGTGCGCACGGTTTCGTGCTACGAGGACAACGGCCTGGTGCGCGAACTTCTGCGCACCCCGGGCGACGGCTGTGTCCTGGTGGTCGACGGTGGCGGCTCCGTCCACACCGCACTCACCGGTGACCTGATCGCCGCCTCGGCGGTCGAGAACGGGTGGGCGGGACTGGTGATCAACGGTGCCGTGCGCGACAGCGCGGCCCTCGCCGAACTTCCCTTGGGCATCAAGGCGTTGGGCACCAATCCCCGGAAGAGCTCCAAGGCGGGGCGTGGTGCCGTCGACGTGGCCGTGGGGTTCGGTGGGGTCACCTTCGTGCCGGGTGACTACCTCTACGCCGACGACGACGGCGTGGTGCTCCTGCCCGCGGAGTAG
- a CDS encoding aldehyde dehydrogenase family protein, with protein sequence MTASTAGPVGDSPTRWSSSAATGGTLTVTAPATGSVLAEVDAASPADVDRAVAKAKQAQRDWAATTYDQRAAVLRRAARLLEADPDRLRRWLVPESGSAMGKASFEVGLVVSELDECAALASHPYGELLHSTKPRLSLARRVPVGVVGVISPFNFPGILSMRSVAPALAVGNAVVLKPDPRTPISGGLALAELLAEAGLPDGLLTVLPGGAEVGQALVAHPDVPCISFTGSTPAGRKIAEAAAPLLKRVHLELGGNNALLVLPDADVEAAASAAAWGSFLHQGQICMTAGRHLVHSSIADEFTALLAKKAEAITVGDPTDENNALGPIIDERQREQIHRIVTDTVDAGAKLLAGGKYDGLFYRPTVLGNVPVDSPAFRQEIFGPVAPVVTYDTVDEAIELINDSEFGLSVGILTSDAFRAYELADRIESGMVHINDQTVDDEATIPFGGVKASGAGGRFGGARANLESFTEIQWITMQSSIERYPF encoded by the coding sequence GTGACAGCTAGTACAGCCGGTCCGGTCGGTGACAGCCCCACTCGCTGGTCTTCCTCGGCGGCCACGGGCGGTACTTTGACGGTGACGGCGCCTGCCACGGGCAGTGTCCTCGCCGAGGTCGACGCGGCTTCCCCCGCCGATGTCGACCGTGCCGTCGCCAAGGCGAAGCAGGCCCAGCGGGACTGGGCCGCCACCACCTACGACCAGCGCGCCGCGGTGCTGCGGCGGGCCGCTCGACTGTTGGAAGCCGACCCCGACCGGTTGCGCCGTTGGCTCGTCCCCGAATCGGGTTCGGCGATGGGCAAGGCGTCGTTCGAGGTCGGCCTGGTGGTCTCGGAACTCGACGAATGCGCGGCGCTGGCCTCTCATCCCTACGGTGAACTGCTGCACTCCACCAAACCGCGCCTGTCGCTGGCACGTCGCGTACCGGTCGGCGTGGTGGGGGTGATCTCGCCGTTCAACTTCCCCGGAATCCTGTCGATGCGGTCCGTCGCGCCCGCGTTGGCGGTGGGCAACGCCGTGGTGTTGAAACCCGATCCCCGCACGCCGATCTCGGGTGGTCTCGCGCTCGCCGAGCTGCTCGCCGAGGCGGGGTTGCCCGACGGGTTGCTCACCGTGTTGCCCGGCGGCGCGGAGGTCGGACAGGCGCTGGTGGCCCACCCCGACGTGCCGTGCATCTCGTTCACCGGATCCACCCCGGCCGGACGCAAGATCGCGGAGGCCGCCGCGCCGCTGCTCAAGCGCGTGCACCTGGAACTCGGGGGCAACAACGCACTACTCGTGCTCCCGGACGCCGACGTCGAAGCCGCCGCCTCGGCCGCCGCGTGGGGTTCGTTCCTGCACCAGGGACAGATCTGCATGACGGCGGGGCGGCACCTCGTGCACTCGTCGATCGCGGACGAGTTCACGGCGTTGCTCGCGAAGAAGGCCGAGGCCATCACCGTCGGAGACCCGACGGACGAGAACAACGCACTCGGCCCGATCATCGACGAACGGCAGCGGGAGCAGATCCACCGCATCGTGACCGACACGGTGGACGCGGGCGCGAAACTGCTCGCCGGAGGGAAGTACGACGGCCTGTTCTACCGGCCGACGGTCCTGGGGAACGTCCCGGTCGACAGCCCGGCGTTCCGGCAGGAGATCTTCGGTCCGGTGGCCCCCGTGGTCACGTACGACACCGTGGACGAGGCGATCGAGCTCATCAACGACAGCGAGTTCGGCCTCAGCGTCGGCATCCTGACCTCCGACGCGTTCCGGGCATACGAGCTCGCGGACCGGATCGAGTCGGGCATGGTCCACATCAACGACCAGACGGTCGACGACGAGGCCACGATCCCGTTCGGTGGCGTGAAGGCCTCCGGGGCGGGCGGCCGCTTCGGTGGTGCGCGGGCCAACCTGGAGTCGTTCACCGAGATCCAGTGGATCACGATGCAGTCGTCGATCGAGCGTTATCCGTTCTGA
- a CDS encoding alkaline phosphatase family protein — MNDHATGVSRRRFLRVATGTSAAVVLSTLAPTAFAAVRPRVRVYVLVVDGLRPDEITPAITPTLYRLREEGTTFPAARSLPVTETLPNHAMMITGMRPDRTGVPANSVYDPDLGKVRTLDAAEDLRAPTLLERLRERGLITASVLSKEYLYGIVGERATVRWEPFPVIPISDHAPDFATVTALMATVSKTDPDFVFTNLGDVDRLGHADLTGTTLRAARTAALRSTDTQLARFVAFLKRTHRWDTSVLLVLADHSMDWSMTHRVISLTPVLEADPFLAGRVAIAQNGGADLLTFTGADSERVDAVDRMRELVRGVDGVLSVHTPDELRLGPRAGDLVAYCRAGWRFTDPKPWSNPIPGNHGHPATEPIPFFVSGGHPAVRTRNASSAAATTVDVAPTVGALFGLSDPEGGYDGEIRHEAFDTASPPV, encoded by the coding sequence GTGAACGACCACGCCACCGGAGTGAGCCGCCGGCGATTCCTGCGTGTGGCCACGGGTACCTCGGCCGCGGTCGTACTGTCCACTCTGGCCCCGACCGCCTTCGCCGCGGTCCGTCCCCGAGTCCGCGTGTACGTGCTCGTGGTGGACGGCCTCCGGCCTGACGAGATCACCCCGGCGATCACACCGACGCTGTATCGGCTGCGGGAGGAGGGCACGACGTTCCCGGCGGCGCGGTCGCTGCCGGTGACGGAGACACTGCCCAACCACGCCATGATGATCACCGGGATGCGTCCGGATCGGACCGGTGTCCCGGCGAACTCGGTCTACGACCCGGACCTCGGCAAGGTGCGCACACTCGATGCGGCTGAGGACCTGCGCGCGCCCACGCTGCTGGAACGGCTGCGGGAGAGGGGCCTGATCACGGCGAGCGTGCTCAGCAAGGAGTACCTGTACGGGATCGTCGGCGAACGGGCCACCGTGCGCTGGGAACCGTTTCCCGTCATCCCGATCAGCGACCACGCGCCCGATTTCGCCACCGTCACCGCGCTCATGGCCACGGTGTCCAAAACCGACCCGGACTTCGTGTTCACGAACCTCGGGGACGTGGACAGGCTGGGCCATGCCGACCTGACGGGCACGACACTGCGCGCCGCCCGCACCGCCGCGCTCCGGTCCACCGATACGCAACTGGCCCGATTCGTGGCGTTCCTCAAACGCACACACCGGTGGGACACGAGCGTGCTGCTCGTCCTCGCCGACCATTCGATGGACTGGTCGATGACCCACCGCGTGATCTCGTTGACGCCGGTGCTGGAAGCCGACCCGTTCCTGGCGGGACGGGTGGCGATCGCGCAGAACGGCGGAGCCGACCTGTTGACCTTCACCGGTGCCGACAGCGAACGCGTGGACGCCGTCGACCGGATGCGCGAGCTCGTCCGGGGGGTCGACGGCGTGCTGTCGGTGCACACGCCCGACGAACTGCGACTCGGACCGCGCGCGGGGGACCTCGTCGCGTACTGCCGGGCGGGATGGCGGTTCACCGACCCGAAACCGTGGTCGAACCCGATCCCGGGCAACCACGGACACCCGGCCACCGAACCGATCCCGTTCTTCGTCTCGGGAGGCCATCCGGCCGTGCGCACCCGAAACGCCTCGTCGGCTGCCGCGACCACGGTCGACGTGGCGCCCACCGTGGGAGCCCTGTTCGGGCTGTCCGACCCCGAGGGCGGTTACGACGGCGAGATACGACACGAGGCGTTCGACACCGCCTCCCCGCCGGTGTAG
- a CDS encoding oxygenase MpaB family protein codes for MRSRQDVRANTVIGAGLLAGGANVIMQLALPAVGYGVVESRVHDGNIFTRPLKRTRTTLTYLAVAMLGTDEERKAFRRAVNRQHARVRSTDTSPVRYHAMDPELQLWVAACLYRGVEDVHRVFVGEPDADTAERIYAYSARLGTTLQVRPEMWPADRAEFERYWQESLKRVSIDDTVREYLHGIATLRMFPYPVRLLFGRLNRFITTGFLPPLFREHMRLPWSDRHQRRFDRTMAILAAIVMRLPRPLREFPYNVLLWDLRRRLRTGKPLV; via the coding sequence ATGCGCTCTCGGCAGGACGTTCGTGCGAACACGGTCATCGGCGCCGGTCTCCTCGCCGGAGGAGCGAACGTCATCATGCAACTGGCGCTACCCGCCGTCGGTTACGGTGTCGTGGAAAGCCGGGTGCACGACGGCAACATCTTCACGCGTCCGCTCAAACGCACCCGCACCACGTTGACCTATCTCGCCGTGGCCATGCTGGGCACGGACGAGGAACGCAAAGCCTTCCGCCGCGCGGTGAACCGGCAGCACGCCCGGGTGCGCTCCACCGACACGAGCCCGGTGCGCTATCACGCGATGGACCCCGAACTGCAACTGTGGGTCGCCGCCTGCCTGTATCGGGGTGTCGAGGACGTCCATCGTGTCTTCGTCGGTGAACCCGACGCCGACACGGCCGAGCGGATCTACGCGTACTCGGCGAGGTTGGGCACCACGTTGCAGGTGCGGCCGGAGATGTGGCCGGCGGATCGCGCCGAGTTCGAACGGTACTGGCAGGAGTCGTTGAAACGCGTCTCCATCGACGACACCGTCCGGGAGTATCTCCACGGAATCGCCACCCTGCGCATGTTCCCGTACCCGGTGAGACTCCTCTTCGGACGTCTCAACAGATTCATCACCACCGGGTTCCTGCCCCCGCTGTTTCGGGAGCACATGCGGCTTCCCTGGTCGGATCGGCACCAACGCCGTTTCGACCGGACGATGGCGATCCTGGCGGCCATCGTGATGCGGCTTCCCCGGCCATTGCGGGAGTTCCCCTACAACGTCCTCCTCTGGGATCTGCGTCGGCGACTGCGCACCGGCAAACCCCTGGTGTGA
- a CDS encoding NAD(P)H-dependent oxidoreductase: MTVRILALVGSLRAGSHNRQLAEAAARHAPEGVHIDIYDGLAELPFYNEDIDTADAVPSAATRLREAVAAADAVLLFSPEYNGTLPAVLKNAIDWLSRPYGAGALQNKPTAVVGTALGQYGGVWAQDEARKAVGIAGAKVVDTTKLAIPHSATRFAETHPQEDTEVVEGLHKVLDELTANVPAA; the protein is encoded by the coding sequence ATGACCGTTCGCATCCTCGCGCTCGTCGGCAGCCTCAGGGCGGGTTCGCACAACCGGCAACTCGCCGAAGCGGCCGCCCGACACGCCCCCGAGGGCGTCCACATCGACATCTACGACGGACTCGCCGAACTGCCGTTCTACAACGAGGACATCGACACCGCCGATGCCGTCCCCTCGGCCGCCACCCGACTGCGCGAGGCCGTCGCAGCGGCCGATGCCGTCCTCCTGTTCTCCCCCGAGTACAACGGCACCCTGCCCGCGGTGTTGAAGAACGCCATCGACTGGCTCTCCCGCCCGTACGGCGCGGGCGCCTTGCAGAACAAGCCCACGGCCGTGGTGGGCACCGCGCTCGGACAATACGGCGGTGTCTGGGCTCAGGACGAAGCCCGCAAGGCCGTGGGTATCGCGGGCGCGAAGGTCGTCGACACGACCAAGCTGGCGATTCCCCACTCGGCGACCCGCTTCGCCGAGACCCATCCGCAGGAGGACACCGAGGTCGTCGAAGGCCTGCACAAGGTGCTCGACGAACTCACCGCGAACGTGCCGGCTGCCTGA
- a CDS encoding TetR/AcrR family transcriptional regulator has protein sequence MCALSPSPQAGGRRGEVFLDLVNRHEHGGQRADAVRNRARVLDAATRLVARHGATNLTMDAVAAEASVGKGTVFRHFGDRTGLLLALLDRAEQQLQARFLSGPPPLGPDADPSARLRAFGVAVLRHEQEHRDLYLAAELDVQRRFLAPPYRVRHTHVAMLVRSLDPRADAELLSHALLGYLDTALTHHLLQQRELELKRLEAGWIELVTRLCP, from the coding sequence GTGTGCGCCCTGTCCCCATCACCGCAGGCCGGAGGTCGCCGAGGTGAGGTCTTCCTCGATCTCGTGAACCGCCATGAACACGGAGGTCAGCGCGCTGACGCCGTGCGCAACCGAGCCCGTGTGCTCGACGCGGCGACCCGCCTCGTGGCCCGGCACGGCGCAACCAACCTCACGATGGACGCGGTCGCGGCCGAGGCCTCGGTGGGCAAGGGCACCGTCTTCCGGCACTTCGGCGATCGCACGGGACTGTTGCTGGCCCTGCTGGACCGCGCCGAACAGCAATTGCAGGCCCGCTTTTTGAGCGGTCCACCGCCGCTCGGTCCGGACGCCGACCCAAGTGCCAGGCTCCGGGCGTTCGGGGTGGCCGTACTACGGCACGAACAAGAGCATCGCGACCTTTACCTGGCCGCCGAACTGGACGTGCAGAGGCGATTCCTCGCGCCGCCCTACCGGGTGCGACACACCCACGTCGCCATGCTGGTGCGCTCCCTCGATCCCCGAGCCGACGCCGAACTGTTGAGCCACGCGCTGCTGGGGTATCTCGACACGGCGCTGACACACCACCTGTTGCAGCAACGCGAGCTGGAGCTGAAGCGACTGGAGGCGGGCTGGATCGAGCTCGTCACCCGCCTCTGTCCTTGA
- a CDS encoding APC family permease produces MDSENTALVRVLGRWDVLVVAFGAMIGFGWIVLTGDFLRDAGAWGSALAFAIGGVVVALIGLTYAELVSAIPKAGGEHNYVLRGMGARAAFATSWLLVLGYITVVAFEAVALPESLSYLIPGLESARLWSVAGSDVYGMWVLVGVVGAVVMTALNYVGVRPAAVFQTIAVLFLCAVGAALLAGAFVGGTTEHLQPAFGTGLGGTIGVLMAVPFLFVGFDVIPQSAEEIKVSSRRVGLILVFSVGCAAAWYILVMLTVGSALPADELGASGLAAAEGMAALWNSSVMGDVLVLGGIAGILTSWNGFVIGVSRLLYAMAQSGMVPAWFGRVHPRFRTPSNAILFVGAFSVVAPFFGSELLTWMVDAGGFAVIVAYTMVALTFLALRRREPELERPFRVPAGRLVGCLAAVCGLGLTTLFLPGMPSGLTTPEWVVVGLWGIFGVVLVRRIPRVRPGPEAEEQLLAAVRQPARSR; encoded by the coding sequence GTGGACAGCGAGAACACCGCACTGGTCCGGGTACTCGGTCGCTGGGACGTGCTCGTGGTCGCGTTCGGGGCGATGATCGGCTTCGGCTGGATCGTCCTGACCGGCGACTTCCTCCGTGACGCGGGCGCGTGGGGATCCGCGTTGGCGTTCGCGATCGGTGGGGTGGTGGTGGCCCTCATCGGACTCACCTACGCCGAGTTGGTGTCGGCCATCCCGAAGGCGGGTGGCGAACACAACTACGTTCTTCGCGGCATGGGGGCCCGAGCCGCGTTCGCCACATCGTGGCTGCTCGTCCTGGGTTACATCACGGTGGTGGCCTTCGAGGCCGTGGCCCTGCCGGAGAGCCTGTCGTATCTGATCCCGGGGTTGGAAAGCGCACGCCTGTGGTCGGTGGCGGGTTCCGACGTCTACGGCATGTGGGTGCTCGTCGGCGTGGTCGGCGCGGTGGTGATGACCGCGCTGAACTACGTCGGAGTGCGACCGGCGGCGGTGTTCCAGACCATCGCGGTGCTGTTCCTGTGTGCGGTGGGGGCCGCGTTGCTGGCGGGTGCGTTCGTCGGCGGCACGACGGAACACCTGCAGCCCGCGTTCGGTACGGGACTCGGCGGGACCATCGGGGTGCTCATGGCGGTGCCGTTCCTGTTCGTGGGATTCGACGTGATCCCGCAAAGCGCCGAGGAGATCAAGGTGTCGTCCCGGCGGGTCGGGCTGATCCTCGTCTTCTCGGTCGGCTGCGCGGCGGCCTGGTACATCCTGGTCATGCTCACCGTGGGGTCGGCCCTGCCCGCCGACGAGCTGGGCGCTTCCGGGCTGGCGGCCGCCGAGGGCATGGCCGCGTTGTGGAACAGCTCGGTGATGGGGGACGTGCTCGTGCTCGGCGGCATCGCCGGCATCCTGACGAGTTGGAACGGTTTCGTCATCGGGGTGAGCAGACTGCTCTACGCGATGGCGCAGTCGGGCATGGTGCCCGCCTGGTTCGGCAGGGTGCATCCGCGGTTCCGCACGCCGAGCAACGCGATCCTGTTCGTCGGCGCCTTCTCCGTGGTGGCACCGTTCTTCGGCAGTGAGCTGTTGACGTGGATGGTCGACGCGGGCGGGTTCGCCGTCATCGTGGCGTACACGATGGTGGCCTTGACGTTCCTGGCCCTGCGGCGGCGTGAGCCCGAGTTGGAACGGCCGTTCCGGGTGCCTGCGGGCCGCCTGGTGGGGTGTCTCGCCGCTGTGTGCGGTCTCGGTCTTACGACCCTGTTCCTGCCGGGGATGCCCAGCGGACTCACGACACCGGAGTGGGTCGTGGTCGGGTTGTGGGGCATCTTCGGCGTGGTGCTCGTCCGGCGGATACCCCGAGTGCGGCCCGGCCCGGAGGCGGAGGAACAGCTGCTGGCGGCCGTCAGGCAGCCGGCACGTTCGCGGTGA